A portion of the Babylonia areolata isolate BAREFJ2019XMU chromosome 4, ASM4173473v1, whole genome shotgun sequence genome contains these proteins:
- the LOC143281141 gene encoding dynein light chain 2, cytoplasmic — MSERKAVIKNADMAEDMQQDSVDCATQALEKYNIEKDIAAYIKKEFDKKYNPTWHCIVGRNFGSYVTHETKHFIYFYLGQVAILLFKSG, encoded by the coding sequence atgtcTGAACGCAAGGCAGTGATCAAGAACGCCGACATGGCTGAGGACATGCAGCAGGACTCAGTGGACTGCGCCACCCAGGCCCTGGAGAAGTACAACATCGAGAAGGACATTGCTGCCTACATCAAGAAAGAGTTTGACAAGAAATACAACCCCACCTGGCATTGCATTGTGGGCAGGAACTTCGGCAGCTACGTGACCCATGAGACCAAGCACTTCATCTATTTCTACTTGGGCCAGGTGGCCATCTTGCTCTTCAAGTCAGGCTGA
- the LOC143281143 gene encoding glutaredoxin-related protein 5, mitochondrial-like, with product MNFVGTRMLRGQGLTFCRLLASRFSSKTGSKEYIDSLVKGKPVVVFMKGTPDQPRCGFSNAVVQILRFHGVDNFQSHNILEDEDLRQGIKDYTQWPTIPQVFMDGEFVGGCDILMDMHKNGELIDELKKVGIRSVLLDSAENDTKG from the exons ATGAATTTCGTTGGGACGCGAATGCTGAGAGGCCAGGGTCTGACATTCTGTCGTTTATTGGCATCAAGGTTTTCATCAAAGACTGGTAGTAAAGAATATATCGACAGCCTGGTGAAAGGAAAGCCTGTCGTCGTCTTCATGAAAGGCACTCCGGATCAGCCGAGGTGTGGGTTCAGCAATGCGGTTGTGCAGATTTTGCGGTTTCATGGAGTGGATAACTTCCAGTCTCATAACATCCTGGAGGATGAAGATTTAAGGCAGG GTATCAAAGACTACACACAGTGGCCCACCATCCCCCAGGTGTTCATGGACGGAGAGTTTGTGGGAGGCTGTGACATCCTGATGGATATGCACAAAAATGGAGAGCTGATAGACGAGCTGAAGAAGGTTGGCATCCGCTCTGTACTGTTGGACAGTGCTGAAAATGATACCAAAGGTTGA